A stretch of the Lactuca sativa cultivar Salinas chromosome 9, Lsat_Salinas_v11, whole genome shotgun sequence genome encodes the following:
- the LOC111899016 gene encoding BRASSINOSTEROID INSENSITIVE 1-associated receptor kinase 1 isoform X2, protein MKVYIVDGFKVFSWTQILNIPFQKMSELNGLTPYADVLRVLKAQLSDPTNVLQSWDPISVSPCSWYHVTCDSWNRSVTRVDLQNAGLSGQLVKQLGQLTYLRELYANNISGKIPEELGNLTNLMSLDLYMNQLEGGIPDTLGTLKQLRFLRLNNNSLTGTIPVSLTGIDSLQVLELSNNNLSGVVPFYGSFMRFIPNSFANNPDLTLVVVPQAQAPSQSPSVGNNHTGAIVGAIAAVVVLFVALALWRDRKQQLQVDSFTFLAEEDPKVHLRQLKTFSLRELQAATHDFSNRNILGEGAFGKVYKGLLADGSLVAVKRLTDHVHGGELHFQKEVEIISMAVHRNLLRLQGFCMTSTEPLLVYPYMANGSVASFLRDRPDRQPALDWPTRKQIALGSARGLAYLHDHCDPKIIHRDVKASNILLDEEFEAVVADFGLAKLMNYNDTHVTTAVCGTIGHIAPEYLSTGRCSEKSDVYGYGVMLLQLITRQQAYDPTRLANNHNDVMLLDWVKRLLEDKKLEMLVDADLEGNYLKDGVEELIKIALLCTQVTPSERPKMSEVVKMLEGFGLAERWEEWQKGEIFLQDFSQEHNLNIDCVIVDSTYNLSNDQLSGPR, encoded by the exons ATGAAAGTGTATATAGTCGATGGTTTTAAAGTCTTCTCTTGGACTCaaatcctgaatattcccttcCAGAAGATGAGTGAATTAAATGGCCTCACCCCATATG CTGATGTATTGAGGGTCCTAAAGGCACAATTAAGTGATCCTACGAATGTTTTGCAAAGTTGGGATCCTATTAGTGTAAGTCCATGTTCTTGGTATCATGTTACCTGTGACAGTTGGAATAGATCAGTTACTAGAGT TGATCTTCAAAACGCAGGCTTGTCTGGTCAGTTAGTTAAGCAGCTTGGTCAACTTACATACTTACG GGAGCTTTATGCAAATAACATCTCTGGAAAAATTCCTGAAGAGCTTGGAAACTTAACCAATTTGATGAGTTTGGATCTTTACATGAACCAGTTAGAAGGTGGCATTCCAGACACATTAGGCACCCTTAAACAACTCCGTTTCCT TCGTCTCAACAACAACAGTTTGACAGGAACTATTCCAGTTTCGTTAACTGGAATCGATTCGCTCCAAGTTCT TGAACTATCAAACAACAATTTGAGCGGAGTTGTGCCTTTCTATGGCTCCTTTATGCGATTCATACCCAACAG TTTTGCCAATAATCCCGACTTGACACTCGTGGTTGTTCCACAAGCTCAAGCTCCTTCACAATCTCCTTCAG TGGGCAACAACCACACTGGAGCTATTGTCGGAGCTATTGCTGCTGTTGTTGTTCTCTTTGTTGCACTTGCTTTGTGGCGGGACAGAAAACAACAACTACAAGTTGATTCTTTTACGTTTTTAGCTGAGGAGGACCCCAAAGTTCATCTGAGACAACTAAAGACGTTTTCTCTACGTGAACTACAAGCTGCAACCCATGATTTTAGCAACagaaacattcttggtgaaggtgcattTGGTAAAGTTTACAAAGGATTGTTGGCTGATGGTTCTCTGGTGGCTGTAAAGAGACTCACAGATCATGTTCATGGTGGTGAATTGCACTTCCAGAAGGAGGTTGAGATAATAAGCATGGCGGTGCACCGGAATCTTCTTAGGCTGCAAGGATTTTGCATGACATCCACCGAACCGTTGCTTGTTTATCCATACATGGCCAATGGCAGTGTTGCATCTTTTCTAAGAG ATCGACCAGATAGACAACCTGCACTTGATTGGCCGACCAGGAAACAAATTGCACTTGGATCCGCAAGGGGCCTTGCCTATCTGCATGATCATTGTGACCCTAAGATCATTCACCGTGATGTGAAAGCCTCAAATATCTTGTTGGATGAGGAGTTTGAAGCAGTTGTCGCAGACTTTGGATTGGCGAAACTCATGAACTACAATGATACTCATGTTACAACAGCCGTTTGTGGTACAATTGGACACATAGCGCCTGAGTATCTATCCACTGGGAGATGTTCAGAAAAATCCGATGTTTATGGGTACGGGGTGATGCTTCTGCAACTCATCACCAGGCAACAGGCCTATGATCCTACTCGCCTTGCCAATAATCACAACGATGTCATGTTGCTTGACTGG GTGAAAAGACTTTTAGAAGATAAGAAGTTGGAGATGCTGGTGGATGCGGATTTAGAAGGTAACTATTTGAAGGATGGAGTAGAAGAGTTGATTAAGATAGCTCTATTGTGCACACAAGTCACGCCGTCAGAGCGACCCAAGATGTCAGAAGTTGTGAAAATGCTTGAAGGTTTTGGTTTAGCTGAGCGGTGGGAGGAGTGGCAGAAAGGAGAGATTTTCCTACAAGATTTCAGCCAGGAACACAATCTGAATATCGATTGTGTTATTGTGGATTCCACTTATAACCTTAGCAACGATCAATTATCTGGTCCTAGATGA
- the LOC111899016 gene encoding BRASSINOSTEROID INSENSITIVE 1-associated receptor kinase 1 isoform X1, with amino-acid sequence MKVYIVDGFKVFSWTQILNIPFQKMSELNGLTPYADVLRVLKAQLSDPTNVLQSWDPISVSPCSWYHVTCDSWNRSVTRVDLQNAGLSGQLVKQLGQLTYLRYLELYANNISGKIPEELGNLTNLMSLDLYMNQLEGGIPDTLGTLKQLRFLRLNNNSLTGTIPVSLTGIDSLQVLELSNNNLSGVVPFYGSFMRFIPNSFANNPDLTLVVVPQAQAPSQSPSVGNNHTGAIVGAIAAVVVLFVALALWRDRKQQLQVDSFTFLAEEDPKVHLRQLKTFSLRELQAATHDFSNRNILGEGAFGKVYKGLLADGSLVAVKRLTDHVHGGELHFQKEVEIISMAVHRNLLRLQGFCMTSTEPLLVYPYMANGSVASFLRDRPDRQPALDWPTRKQIALGSARGLAYLHDHCDPKIIHRDVKASNILLDEEFEAVVADFGLAKLMNYNDTHVTTAVCGTIGHIAPEYLSTGRCSEKSDVYGYGVMLLQLITRQQAYDPTRLANNHNDVMLLDWVKRLLEDKKLEMLVDADLEGNYLKDGVEELIKIALLCTQVTPSERPKMSEVVKMLEGFGLAERWEEWQKGEIFLQDFSQEHNLNIDCVIVDSTYNLSNDQLSGPR; translated from the exons ATGAAAGTGTATATAGTCGATGGTTTTAAAGTCTTCTCTTGGACTCaaatcctgaatattcccttcCAGAAGATGAGTGAATTAAATGGCCTCACCCCATATG CTGATGTATTGAGGGTCCTAAAGGCACAATTAAGTGATCCTACGAATGTTTTGCAAAGTTGGGATCCTATTAGTGTAAGTCCATGTTCTTGGTATCATGTTACCTGTGACAGTTGGAATAGATCAGTTACTAGAGT TGATCTTCAAAACGCAGGCTTGTCTGGTCAGTTAGTTAAGCAGCTTGGTCAACTTACATACTTACGGTACTT GGAGCTTTATGCAAATAACATCTCTGGAAAAATTCCTGAAGAGCTTGGAAACTTAACCAATTTGATGAGTTTGGATCTTTACATGAACCAGTTAGAAGGTGGCATTCCAGACACATTAGGCACCCTTAAACAACTCCGTTTCCT TCGTCTCAACAACAACAGTTTGACAGGAACTATTCCAGTTTCGTTAACTGGAATCGATTCGCTCCAAGTTCT TGAACTATCAAACAACAATTTGAGCGGAGTTGTGCCTTTCTATGGCTCCTTTATGCGATTCATACCCAACAG TTTTGCCAATAATCCCGACTTGACACTCGTGGTTGTTCCACAAGCTCAAGCTCCTTCACAATCTCCTTCAG TGGGCAACAACCACACTGGAGCTATTGTCGGAGCTATTGCTGCTGTTGTTGTTCTCTTTGTTGCACTTGCTTTGTGGCGGGACAGAAAACAACAACTACAAGTTGATTCTTTTACGTTTTTAGCTGAGGAGGACCCCAAAGTTCATCTGAGACAACTAAAGACGTTTTCTCTACGTGAACTACAAGCTGCAACCCATGATTTTAGCAACagaaacattcttggtgaaggtgcattTGGTAAAGTTTACAAAGGATTGTTGGCTGATGGTTCTCTGGTGGCTGTAAAGAGACTCACAGATCATGTTCATGGTGGTGAATTGCACTTCCAGAAGGAGGTTGAGATAATAAGCATGGCGGTGCACCGGAATCTTCTTAGGCTGCAAGGATTTTGCATGACATCCACCGAACCGTTGCTTGTTTATCCATACATGGCCAATGGCAGTGTTGCATCTTTTCTAAGAG ATCGACCAGATAGACAACCTGCACTTGATTGGCCGACCAGGAAACAAATTGCACTTGGATCCGCAAGGGGCCTTGCCTATCTGCATGATCATTGTGACCCTAAGATCATTCACCGTGATGTGAAAGCCTCAAATATCTTGTTGGATGAGGAGTTTGAAGCAGTTGTCGCAGACTTTGGATTGGCGAAACTCATGAACTACAATGATACTCATGTTACAACAGCCGTTTGTGGTACAATTGGACACATAGCGCCTGAGTATCTATCCACTGGGAGATGTTCAGAAAAATCCGATGTTTATGGGTACGGGGTGATGCTTCTGCAACTCATCACCAGGCAACAGGCCTATGATCCTACTCGCCTTGCCAATAATCACAACGATGTCATGTTGCTTGACTGG GTGAAAAGACTTTTAGAAGATAAGAAGTTGGAGATGCTGGTGGATGCGGATTTAGAAGGTAACTATTTGAAGGATGGAGTAGAAGAGTTGATTAAGATAGCTCTATTGTGCACACAAGTCACGCCGTCAGAGCGACCCAAGATGTCAGAAGTTGTGAAAATGCTTGAAGGTTTTGGTTTAGCTGAGCGGTGGGAGGAGTGGCAGAAAGGAGAGATTTTCCTACAAGATTTCAGCCAGGAACACAATCTGAATATCGATTGTGTTATTGTGGATTCCACTTATAACCTTAGCAACGATCAATTATCTGGTCCTAGATGA
- the LOC111899082 gene encoding U-box domain-containing protein 4-like, whose translation MLFLQKSIPPVSFSLIESISPEDLQPTVKICVDSLSSSSVAVKRSAAAKLRLLAKNRSDNRALIGESGAIPALIPLLRCTDPWTQEHAVTALLNLSLLDDNKPLIANTEAVKSLIYVVKTGTEVSKQNAACALLSLALVDENKASIGACGAIPPLVSLLINGSNRGKKDALTTLYKLCSMKANKKRAVSAGVVKPLVELVAGETGVGMAEKAMVVLSSLAAIEEGKTVIVEEGGITALVEVIEDGTSVKGKEFAVVTLLQVCEEGVYSGRNRGLLVGEGAT comes from the coding sequence ATGTTATTCCTTCAAAAATCCATCCCACCAGTGTCTTTCAGCCTAATTGAGAGCATTTCGCCTGAGGATTTACAGCCGACTGTTAAGATCTGTGTTGATAGTCTCAGTTCGAGTTCCGTTGCCGTGAAGAGGTCGGCGGCAGCGAAGCTGAGACTGCTAGCGAAGAACCGATCAGATAATCGAGCGTTAATCGGAGAGTCCGGCGCCATTCCGGCGTTGATTCCACTTCTCCGGTGTACCGATCCTTGGACTCAAGAGCACGCCGTTACTGCGCTACTTAATCTATCTCTCCTCGACGATAACAAACCACTGATTGCCAACACCGAAGCAGTAAAATCCCTAATTTATGTTGTAAAAACCGGGACGGAAGTTTCGAAGCAAAACGCTGCCTGTGCGTTGCTAAGTTTAGCTTTGGTCGACGAAAACAAGGCGTCAATCGGAGCTTGCGGAGCTATTCCTCCATTGGTATCTCTCCTAATCAATGGTTCTAATCGAGGGAAGAAAGACGCGTTAACCACTCTGTATAAGCTCTGCTCGATGAAGGCGAACAAGAAGAGAGCAGTATCTGCTGGGGTGGTGAAGCCTTTGGTGGAGCTAGTTGCCGGGGAAACGGGTGTCGGAATGGCAGAGAAAGCGATGGTGGTGTTGAGTAGCTTGGCGGCGATAGAGGAAGGGAAGACCGTGATCGTGGAAGAAGGTGGGATTACGGCGTTGGTGGAGGTGATTGAGGATGGTACATCGGTGAAAGGGAAAGAATTCGCGGTGGTGACATTGTTGCAGGTGTGTGAAGAAGGTGTTTATAGCGGCAGAAACAGAGGGTTGTTGGTCGGAGAAGGTGCGACCTGA
- the LOC111899016 gene encoding BRASSINOSTEROID INSENSITIVE 1-associated receptor kinase 1 isoform X3 produces the protein MVQTIPVILYWFLLVFYNLLRVYGNAEADVLRVLKAQLSDPTNVLQSWDPISVSPCSWYHVTCDSWNRSVTRVDLQNAGLSGQLVKQLGQLTYLRYLELYANNISGKIPEELGNLTNLMSLDLYMNQLEGGIPDTLGTLKQLRFLRLNNNSLTGTIPVSLTGIDSLQVLELSNNNLSGVVPFYGSFMRFIPNSFANNPDLTLVVVPQAQAPSQSPSVGNNHTGAIVGAIAAVVVLFVALALWRDRKQQLQVDSFTFLAEEDPKVHLRQLKTFSLRELQAATHDFSNRNILGEGAFGKVYKGLLADGSLVAVKRLTDHVHGGELHFQKEVEIISMAVHRNLLRLQGFCMTSTEPLLVYPYMANGSVASFLRDRPDRQPALDWPTRKQIALGSARGLAYLHDHCDPKIIHRDVKASNILLDEEFEAVVADFGLAKLMNYNDTHVTTAVCGTIGHIAPEYLSTGRCSEKSDVYGYGVMLLQLITRQQAYDPTRLANNHNDVMLLDWVKRLLEDKKLEMLVDADLEGNYLKDGVEELIKIALLCTQVTPSERPKMSEVVKMLEGFGLAERWEEWQKGEIFLQDFSQEHNLNIDCVIVDSTYNLSNDQLSGPR, from the exons ATGGTTCAGACCATCCCTGTGATCCTCTATTGGTTTCTTTTGGTATTCTATAATTTGTTAAGGGTTTATGGGAATGCTGAAG CTGATGTATTGAGGGTCCTAAAGGCACAATTAAGTGATCCTACGAATGTTTTGCAAAGTTGGGATCCTATTAGTGTAAGTCCATGTTCTTGGTATCATGTTACCTGTGACAGTTGGAATAGATCAGTTACTAGAGT TGATCTTCAAAACGCAGGCTTGTCTGGTCAGTTAGTTAAGCAGCTTGGTCAACTTACATACTTACGGTACTT GGAGCTTTATGCAAATAACATCTCTGGAAAAATTCCTGAAGAGCTTGGAAACTTAACCAATTTGATGAGTTTGGATCTTTACATGAACCAGTTAGAAGGTGGCATTCCAGACACATTAGGCACCCTTAAACAACTCCGTTTCCT TCGTCTCAACAACAACAGTTTGACAGGAACTATTCCAGTTTCGTTAACTGGAATCGATTCGCTCCAAGTTCT TGAACTATCAAACAACAATTTGAGCGGAGTTGTGCCTTTCTATGGCTCCTTTATGCGATTCATACCCAACAG TTTTGCCAATAATCCCGACTTGACACTCGTGGTTGTTCCACAAGCTCAAGCTCCTTCACAATCTCCTTCAG TGGGCAACAACCACACTGGAGCTATTGTCGGAGCTATTGCTGCTGTTGTTGTTCTCTTTGTTGCACTTGCTTTGTGGCGGGACAGAAAACAACAACTACAAGTTGATTCTTTTACGTTTTTAGCTGAGGAGGACCCCAAAGTTCATCTGAGACAACTAAAGACGTTTTCTCTACGTGAACTACAAGCTGCAACCCATGATTTTAGCAACagaaacattcttggtgaaggtgcattTGGTAAAGTTTACAAAGGATTGTTGGCTGATGGTTCTCTGGTGGCTGTAAAGAGACTCACAGATCATGTTCATGGTGGTGAATTGCACTTCCAGAAGGAGGTTGAGATAATAAGCATGGCGGTGCACCGGAATCTTCTTAGGCTGCAAGGATTTTGCATGACATCCACCGAACCGTTGCTTGTTTATCCATACATGGCCAATGGCAGTGTTGCATCTTTTCTAAGAG ATCGACCAGATAGACAACCTGCACTTGATTGGCCGACCAGGAAACAAATTGCACTTGGATCCGCAAGGGGCCTTGCCTATCTGCATGATCATTGTGACCCTAAGATCATTCACCGTGATGTGAAAGCCTCAAATATCTTGTTGGATGAGGAGTTTGAAGCAGTTGTCGCAGACTTTGGATTGGCGAAACTCATGAACTACAATGATACTCATGTTACAACAGCCGTTTGTGGTACAATTGGACACATAGCGCCTGAGTATCTATCCACTGGGAGATGTTCAGAAAAATCCGATGTTTATGGGTACGGGGTGATGCTTCTGCAACTCATCACCAGGCAACAGGCCTATGATCCTACTCGCCTTGCCAATAATCACAACGATGTCATGTTGCTTGACTGG GTGAAAAGACTTTTAGAAGATAAGAAGTTGGAGATGCTGGTGGATGCGGATTTAGAAGGTAACTATTTGAAGGATGGAGTAGAAGAGTTGATTAAGATAGCTCTATTGTGCACACAAGTCACGCCGTCAGAGCGACCCAAGATGTCAGAAGTTGTGAAAATGCTTGAAGGTTTTGGTTTAGCTGAGCGGTGGGAGGAGTGGCAGAAAGGAGAGATTTTCCTACAAGATTTCAGCCAGGAACACAATCTGAATATCGATTGTGTTATTGTGGATTCCACTTATAACCTTAGCAACGATCAATTATCTGGTCCTAGATGA
- the LOC111899016 gene encoding BRASSINOSTEROID INSENSITIVE 1-associated receptor kinase 1 isoform X4, which translates to MSLDLYMNQLEGGIPDTLGTLKQLRFLRLNNNSLTGTIPVSLTGIDSLQVLELSNNNLSGVVPFYGSFMRFIPNSFANNPDLTLVVVPQAQAPSQSPSVGNNHTGAIVGAIAAVVVLFVALALWRDRKQQLQVDSFTFLAEEDPKVHLRQLKTFSLRELQAATHDFSNRNILGEGAFGKVYKGLLADGSLVAVKRLTDHVHGGELHFQKEVEIISMAVHRNLLRLQGFCMTSTEPLLVYPYMANGSVASFLRDRPDRQPALDWPTRKQIALGSARGLAYLHDHCDPKIIHRDVKASNILLDEEFEAVVADFGLAKLMNYNDTHVTTAVCGTIGHIAPEYLSTGRCSEKSDVYGYGVMLLQLITRQQAYDPTRLANNHNDVMLLDWVKRLLEDKKLEMLVDADLEGNYLKDGVEELIKIALLCTQVTPSERPKMSEVVKMLEGFGLAERWEEWQKGEIFLQDFSQEHNLNIDCVIVDSTYNLSNDQLSGPR; encoded by the exons ATGAGTTTGGATCTTTACATGAACCAGTTAGAAGGTGGCATTCCAGACACATTAGGCACCCTTAAACAACTCCGTTTCCT TCGTCTCAACAACAACAGTTTGACAGGAACTATTCCAGTTTCGTTAACTGGAATCGATTCGCTCCAAGTTCT TGAACTATCAAACAACAATTTGAGCGGAGTTGTGCCTTTCTATGGCTCCTTTATGCGATTCATACCCAACAG TTTTGCCAATAATCCCGACTTGACACTCGTGGTTGTTCCACAAGCTCAAGCTCCTTCACAATCTCCTTCAG TGGGCAACAACCACACTGGAGCTATTGTCGGAGCTATTGCTGCTGTTGTTGTTCTCTTTGTTGCACTTGCTTTGTGGCGGGACAGAAAACAACAACTACAAGTTGATTCTTTTACGTTTTTAGCTGAGGAGGACCCCAAAGTTCATCTGAGACAACTAAAGACGTTTTCTCTACGTGAACTACAAGCTGCAACCCATGATTTTAGCAACagaaacattcttggtgaaggtgcattTGGTAAAGTTTACAAAGGATTGTTGGCTGATGGTTCTCTGGTGGCTGTAAAGAGACTCACAGATCATGTTCATGGTGGTGAATTGCACTTCCAGAAGGAGGTTGAGATAATAAGCATGGCGGTGCACCGGAATCTTCTTAGGCTGCAAGGATTTTGCATGACATCCACCGAACCGTTGCTTGTTTATCCATACATGGCCAATGGCAGTGTTGCATCTTTTCTAAGAG ATCGACCAGATAGACAACCTGCACTTGATTGGCCGACCAGGAAACAAATTGCACTTGGATCCGCAAGGGGCCTTGCCTATCTGCATGATCATTGTGACCCTAAGATCATTCACCGTGATGTGAAAGCCTCAAATATCTTGTTGGATGAGGAGTTTGAAGCAGTTGTCGCAGACTTTGGATTGGCGAAACTCATGAACTACAATGATACTCATGTTACAACAGCCGTTTGTGGTACAATTGGACACATAGCGCCTGAGTATCTATCCACTGGGAGATGTTCAGAAAAATCCGATGTTTATGGGTACGGGGTGATGCTTCTGCAACTCATCACCAGGCAACAGGCCTATGATCCTACTCGCCTTGCCAATAATCACAACGATGTCATGTTGCTTGACTGG GTGAAAAGACTTTTAGAAGATAAGAAGTTGGAGATGCTGGTGGATGCGGATTTAGAAGGTAACTATTTGAAGGATGGAGTAGAAGAGTTGATTAAGATAGCTCTATTGTGCACACAAGTCACGCCGTCAGAGCGACCCAAGATGTCAGAAGTTGTGAAAATGCTTGAAGGTTTTGGTTTAGCTGAGCGGTGGGAGGAGTGGCAGAAAGGAGAGATTTTCCTACAAGATTTCAGCCAGGAACACAATCTGAATATCGATTGTGTTATTGTGGATTCCACTTATAACCTTAGCAACGATCAATTATCTGGTCCTAGATGA